A window of Mesomycoplasma lagogenitalium contains these coding sequences:
- a CDS encoding nuclease-related domain-containing protein, whose protein sequence is MSKEQTLMIVGLSLGLFFVLLVFCFVVFFKINYLRKWNQQEKLGKQAEIKINEILNNWAKRHNFFFIFSNLFKYGDRQLFEVDGVLLTDKAVIIVEIKSINGIIKGNASDKKLLKILGKRKYPITNPVYQNDKHIYHIDKMLNGRFPILSLIIFSNRVEKLEIENNLNHVVIITESQIEQELHNLNSQLDVKLDSQMLLNIKNSFEKHITQEKKDYLTLKAFSNEK, encoded by the coding sequence ATGAGTAAAGAACAAACATTAATGATTGTAGGATTAAGTTTAGGGTTGTTTTTTGTTTTACTTGTTTTTTGTTTTGTAGTTTTTTTTAAAATAAATTATTTAAGAAAATGAAATCAACAAGAAAAATTAGGAAAACAAGCCGAAATAAAAATAAATGAAATTTTAAATAATTGAGCTAAAAGACATAATTTTTTCTTTATTTTTAGCAATTTATTTAAATACGGCGATCGACAATTATTTGAGGTTGATGGAGTTTTATTAACTGATAAAGCTGTCATAATAGTGGAAATTAAATCTATTAACGGAATAATTAAAGGAAATGCAAGTGATAAAAAGTTATTAAAAATTTTAGGAAAAAGAAAATATCCAATAACTAATCCAGTTTATCAAAACGATAAACACATTTATCATATTGATAAAATGTTAAATGGAAGATTTCCAATTTTATCATTAATTATTTTTTCAAATCGTGTTGAAAAATTGGAAATTGAAAATAATTTAAATCATGTAGTAATAATTACAGAATCGCAAATCGAACAAGAGTTGCATAATTTAAATTCTCAATTAGATGTTAAATTAGATTCGCAAATGCTTTTAAATATTAAAAATTCTTTTGAAAAGCATATAACACAGGAAAAAAAAGATTATTTAACTTTAAAGGCTTTTTCGAATGAAAAATAG
- a CDS encoding YgjP-like metallopeptidase domain-containing protein, translated as MKNSILKEKKPLKPPTRKKEKKYLFEIENQKVEVFFRISKKHFCTLKITSNKILVLHNKTLQEKEIETLLKIFSENIKNHLKAQRIDFDNLYFYFLGQKYDYQIAQKGQSFYFSKPTFLSKYTFRNNEEEKIKDKLKELLEREFLKYLTSKVRYWEKIMEINYENEIALREKNSTWGTNYIKQKKIIFSKNLWAFSQEIIESVIIHELSHCFWGDHSKKFWAIVYKFCPDYQILTKKLNKKEFN; from the coding sequence ATGAAAAATAGTATTTTAAAAGAAAAAAAACCATTAAAGCCACCGACGAGAAAAAAAGAAAAAAAGTATCTTTTTGAAATCGAAAATCAAAAAGTGGAAGTATTTTTTAGAATTAGTAAAAAACATTTTTGTACTTTAAAAATAACAAGTAATAAAATTTTAGTTTTACATAATAAAACTTTACAAGAAAAAGAAATTGAAACACTTTTAAAAATTTTTTCAGAAAATATTAAAAATCATTTAAAAGCACAAAGAATTGATTTTGATAATCTTTATTTTTATTTTTTAGGTCAAAAATATGATTATCAAATTGCTCAAAAGGGACAATCTTTTTATTTTTCTAAACCAACATTTTTAAGTAAATATACTTTCAGAAATAACGAAGAGGAAAAAATAAAAGATAAACTAAAAGAGTTACTAGAAAGAGAATTTTTAAAATATTTAACTTCAAAAGTTAGATATTGAGAAAAGATAATGGAAATAAATTATGAAAATGAAATTGCATTAAGAGAAAAAAACTCAACCTGAGGAACTAACTACATTAAGCAAAAAAAGATTATTTTCTCCAAAAATCTATGAGCTTTTTCGCAAGAAATTATCGAATCGGTAATAATTCATGAATTATCACATTGTTTTTGGGGAGATCATTCTAAAAAATTTTGAGCAATTGTTTATAAATTTTGTCCAGATTATCAAATTTTAACTAAAAAACTTAATAAAAAGGAATTTAATTAA
- the cysS gene encoding cysteine--tRNA ligase, whose product MKKENLYLCGPTVYNHVHIGNIRSLMFFDLWNRVKKHFNYEINYLHNITDIDDKIIQKAIEENKSEKEISEYYYQEYLKLFEIYNIEKPTTILKITDKLNWIIEYIDLLMKNNSAYKSDENVFFDVSSFNKYGMISNRDLENSEDKIDQNFNKKNPQDFALWKKTDVGIKYDSPFGLGRPGWHTECSAMIYYYFNKQTIDIHGGGIDLIFPHHENENAQHFSLTDKPITHFWKHSGFLNKDGQKMSKSIGNVLLAKDFAIENDPDVFRHLILSTNLSSPLNLTKILIEENSKKIEQFKRIYNKYYLEKFDLKSDENLKDKILNSILNLDFALANKEINNLLKDFNNSKTLIEIWRILGFKFAFNVIDNQEIELYDSWKKARNEKKYVLADRLREKLALKKLI is encoded by the coding sequence ATGAAAAAAGAAAATTTATATTTATGCGGTCCGACTGTTTATAACCATGTTCATATTGGTAATATTCGTTCTTTAATGTTTTTTGACTTATGAAATCGGGTTAAAAAACATTTTAACTACGAAATTAATTATTTACATAATATTACCGATATAGACGATAAAATAATTCAAAAAGCAATTGAAGAAAATAAAAGCGAAAAAGAAATTAGTGAATATTACTATCAAGAATATTTAAAATTATTTGAAATTTATAACATCGAAAAACCAACAACGATTTTAAAAATAACTGATAAATTAAACTGAATAATTGAATATATCGATTTATTAATGAAAAATAATAGTGCATATAAAAGTGATGAAAATGTATTTTTTGATGTTTCTAGTTTTAATAAATATGGAATGATTTCAAATCGAGATTTAGAAAACAGTGAAGATAAGATTGATCAAAATTTTAATAAAAAAAATCCGCAAGACTTTGCTTTGTGAAAAAAAACGGATGTAGGCATAAAATATGATTCTCCTTTTGGTTTAGGAAGACCTGGATGACATACTGAATGTTCAGCAATGATCTACTATTATTTTAATAAACAGACAATAGATATTCATGGTGGCGGAATTGATTTAATTTTTCCTCATCATGAAAATGAAAATGCTCAGCACTTTTCATTAACTGATAAACCAATTACTCACTTTTGAAAGCATTCCGGTTTTTTAAATAAAGATGGACAAAAAATGTCTAAATCTATAGGTAATGTTTTATTAGCTAAAGATTTTGCAATTGAAAATGATCCTGATGTTTTTCGTCATTTAATTTTAAGTACCAATTTATCTAGTCCTTTAAATTTAACTAAAATATTAATAGAAGAAAATAGTAAAAAAATAGAACAATTTAAAAGAATTTATAATAAATATTATTTAGAAAAATTTGATTTAAAATCAGATGAAAATTTAAAAGATAAAATTTTAAATTCAATTTTAAATTTAGATTTTGCTTTAGCTAATAAAGAAATTAACAATTTACTAAAAGATTTTAATAATAGTAAAACTTTAATAGAAATTTGAAGAATTTTAGGTTTTAAATTTGCATTTAATGTGATTGATAATCAAGAAATCGAATTATATGATAGTTGAAAAAAAGCACGGAATGAAAAAAAATATGTTTTAGCAGATCGATTAAGAGAAAAATTGGCACTAAAAAAATTGATATAA
- the rlmB gene encoding 23S rRNA (guanosine(2251)-2'-O)-methyltransferase RlmB: MKKYICGKNSVLEAIENKLPIIKIYSSKIREIKIKHNYQLIEVDNNFLNKLTKENHQGFVAEIKNIDFDDPEIIFKDKPQKILILDHIQDPHNFGAIIRTANAFNIKHIVIPKDRSVDLNATVLKVSSGGFVNMKFIKVASISAFITKLKNHSFWVYGSLLNDKAKEINDMHFNYPLAVVLGSESKGISKSVENLCDENFYIKMQGTVQSLNVSVAAGIILFKI, from the coding sequence ATGAAAAAATATATTTGTGGTAAAAATTCAGTTTTAGAAGCAATTGAAAATAAATTGCCCATAATTAAAATTTATAGTTCAAAAATTAGAGAAATTAAAATTAAACATAATTATCAATTAATTGAAGTTGATAATAACTTTTTAAATAAATTGACTAAGGAAAATCATCAGGGATTTGTTGCAGAAATAAAAAATATTGATTTTGATGATCCTGAAATTATTTTTAAAGATAAACCACAAAAAATTTTAATTTTAGATCATATTCAAGATCCTCATAATTTTGGCGCAATTATTAGAACTGCTAACGCCTTTAATATCAAACACATTGTCATTCCAAAAGATCGTTCTGTTGATTTAAATGCAACAGTATTAAAAGTATCTTCAGGTGGCTTTGTGAATATGAAGTTTATTAAAGTTGCTTCAATTTCAGCATTTATTACTAAGTTAAAAAATCATAGTTTTTGAGTTTATGGATCGCTTTTAAACGATAAAGCTAAAGAAATTAATGATATGCATTTTAACTATCCTTTAGCTGTGGTTTTAGGTTCAGAATCTAAAGGAATTAGTAAAAGTGTTGAAAATTTATGTGACGAAAATTTTTACATTAAAATGCAAGGAACTGTTCAATCATTAAATGTTTCAGTTGCAGCAGGTATTATTTTATTTAAAATATAA
- the rpmG gene encoding 50S ribosomal protein L33, whose product MSKEKITLSCQECKSKNYVKNKSVSALRLTINKFCKKCNKKTLHKEEK is encoded by the coding sequence ATGTCTAAAGAGAAAATTACATTAAGTTGTCAAGAATGTAAATCGAAAAATTATGTTAAAAATAAATCAGTTAGTGCTTTAAGATTAACAATTAATAAATTTTGCAAAAAATGTAATAAAAAAACTCTTCATAAGGAAGAAAAATAA
- the secE gene encoding preprotein translocase subunit SecE, whose protein sequence is MAKKKIAKKEKKYYFRNWVKEIKRVKWPDAKTSGSNFFLIILFTVITAILFLIITFVVTFIWAKMGVGF, encoded by the coding sequence ATGGCGAAAAAGAAAATAGCGAAAAAAGAGAAAAAATATTATTTTAGAAACTGGGTTAAAGAAATAAAAAGAGTTAAATGACCAGATGCCAAAACATCTGGAAGCAATTTCTTTTTAATTATTTTATTTACAGTAATAACTGCAATTTTATTTTTAATAATAACTTTTGTGGTTACATTTATTTGAGCAAAAATGGGGGTAGGATTTTAA
- the nusG gene encoding transcription termination/antitermination protein NusG, whose product MEKENFKWYMVSTVSGKEDKVIESLNNVVKSELLDDLFEEIKIFEAPHLSQKEIEKKIKGEPFKVKKENLYKGYIFVKVLMADDVWFKIRNTQYVTGIIGSSGKGAKPTPVSERQIKKMFEAEKKVWEKFNLGIIDSPFKPNVMVKILEGSFAGEIGRVIETDDRLGESWVEIEAFGKKVPTSFSHSVLELVKEK is encoded by the coding sequence ATGGAAAAGGAAAATTTTAAATGATATATGGTTTCAACAGTTTCAGGAAAAGAAGACAAGGTAATCGAGTCATTAAATAATGTCGTTAAATCAGAGTTATTAGATGATCTATTTGAAGAAATCAAAATTTTTGAAGCACCACATCTTAGTCAAAAAGAAATTGAAAAGAAAATAAAAGGTGAACCTTTTAAAGTTAAAAAAGAAAATCTTTATAAAGGATATATATTCGTTAAAGTATTAATGGCTGATGATGTTTGATTTAAAATCAGAAATACCCAGTATGTAACAGGTATTATCGGTTCTTCAGGAAAAGGAGCAAAACCAACTCCAGTTTCTGAGCGTCAAATTAAAAAGATGTTTGAAGCAGAAAAAAAAGTTTGAGAAAAATTCAATTTAGGAATTATCGATTCGCCATTTAAACCAAATGTAATGGTAAAAATTTTAGAAGGTAGTTTTGCAGGAGAAATTGGAAGAGTAATTGAAACTGATGATCGTTTAGGAGAATCTTGGGTGGAAATTGAAGCATTTGGTAAAAAAGTTCCTACAAGTTTTTCTCATAGTGTTTTAGAATTAGTAAAAGAAAAGTAA
- a CDS encoding BMP family ABC transporter substrate-binding protein: MKLNKKLFLGLGSTLTGLSTVAMVVSCQEEIVDVKAQQDQSQHYHKTNYSNISSLVESKKAEVEKAKSENTFKELRIGLVTAGGDVNDKSFNQSMWEAVSQHSLQVGATWNRSVNSPGDKLANTYNSFMGTNLNVWVLTGFQQAEAFETWYKQNKDSFDSRDITVIGVDWSLPDGVVSPGKLITLNYKTEEAGWMAGYAIADYLSTKEQDDNKRKVATFGGGTGAGVLDFIAGYLQGIHDYNAESGNSKKTKLNTSNLELSTGFDAQDASNVRKVEVTVSSEDPKAVFPVAGSLSGTALEAIKKANKGQLIIGVDTDQSKAFEQDAKYFFTSVEKRLGSTLYRVLTDLWLQKGANSDILSGFSATSNAAIRDGYFNGFVDLSETTLAETDKTVAKASIEKAKQKFTQKVEAVKSKYENDNKKVDVKKEFNIPVMTISPDPKNAEALNALAAKINAQ; encoded by the coding sequence ATGAAATTAAATAAAAAACTATTTTTAGGACTAGGAAGTACTTTAACTGGTCTTTCGACAGTTGCAATGGTTGTTTCTTGTCAAGAAGAAATTGTTGATGTTAAAGCTCAACAAGATCAATCGCAACATTACCATAAAACTAATTATTCAAATATTAGTTCATTAGTTGAAAGTAAAAAAGCAGAAGTTGAAAAGGCAAAATCTGAAAATACTTTTAAAGAATTGAGAATTGGATTAGTTACTGCAGGTGGTGATGTTAATGATAAATCATTTAACCAATCAATGTGAGAAGCTGTTTCACAGCATTCATTACAAGTAGGTGCTACTTGAAATAGATCAGTAAATAGCCCTGGTGATAAATTAGCAAATACATATAATTCATTTATGGGGACTAATTTAAATGTTTGAGTTTTAACAGGGTTCCAACAAGCAGAAGCATTTGAAACATGATATAAACAAAATAAAGATTCATTTGATTCTAGAGATATAACAGTTATTGGTGTTGACTGATCATTGCCTGATGGTGTAGTTTCTCCAGGAAAATTAATTACTTTAAATTATAAAACAGAGGAAGCAGGATGAATGGCTGGTTATGCAATTGCTGACTATTTATCAACAAAAGAACAAGATGATAACAAAAGAAAAGTTGCAACATTTGGTGGAGGAACTGGAGCTGGTGTTCTTGATTTTATAGCTGGATATTTACAAGGTATTCATGACTATAATGCTGAAAGCGGAAATTCTAAAAAAACTAAATTAAATACTAGCAACTTAGAATTATCAACTGGATTTGATGCTCAAGATGCTTCAAATGTAAGAAAAGTTGAAGTAACAGTGTCTTCAGAGGATCCAAAAGCGGTGTTTCCAGTAGCTGGTTCATTATCAGGAACTGCATTAGAAGCAATTAAAAAAGCAAATAAAGGTCAATTAATTATCGGAGTGGATACTGACCAATCTAAAGCATTTGAACAGGATGCAAAATACTTCTTCACTTCCGTAGAAAAAAGATTAGGATCTACACTTTACCGTGTATTAACTGATTTATGATTACAAAAAGGCGCAAATTCAGATATATTATCAGGATTTAGTGCCACATCAAATGCAGCAATTAGAGATGGATATTTTAATGGCTTTGTTGATTTATCAGAAACTACACTAGCAGAAACTGATAAAACAGTAGCAAAAGCATCAATTGAAAAAGCAAAACAAAAATTTACTCAAAAAGTTGAAGCTGTAAAAAGCAAATATGAAAATGATAATAAAAAAGTTGATGTTAAAAAAGAATTTAATATCCCTGTAATGACTATTAGTCCTGATCCAAAAAATGCAGAAGCACTAAATGCTCTAGCAGCTAAAATAAATGCACAATAA
- a CDS encoding ABC transporter ATP-binding protein: MERNNDFAVQFINITKQFGTIIANKNINIDIKRGTIHALIGENGAGKSTLMSILFGLYSPTSGNIKINGHSMYIKDPNQANELGIGMVHQHFKLVMAYTNLENIILGDEFVQKGFLDKKTAIEKIKTIQNRYNLHFDLNQKTGDATVSTQQKVEIMKMLYRDAEILVFDEPTAVLNPQEIDGLLETMKVFKESGKTIIFITHKLNEIKAVADEATVIRHGEVVKKFETLEDVTSSMMSEAMVGKKVVMPKNDLEEPISDEIGFEFKNVSAKHLKGINNVSFAINRGEILAIAGVEGNGQEEIEFVASGMLKPTSGEVLIYKKNENGENIGKNITKFSVMKKSKEKISYIPGDRHKHGLILDFSIGENSIIRRLYDKEFNKFGILSNKKTKNFYKEIESQFDVRGGRNGSSLARSLSGGNQQKAIVGREMLTDHDFIIIIQPTRGLDVGAINSIHNKILEEKKQGKTILLISYELDEILSLADSVIVINKGEVSEKRSIKNITRNEIGLLMAGVKNE, from the coding sequence ATGGAAAGAAATAATGATTTTGCTGTCCAGTTTATTAATATTACAAAACAGTTTGGAACAATAATTGCCAATAAAAATATAAATATCGACATTAAAAGAGGTACCATTCATGCTCTTATAGGAGAAAATGGTGCTGGAAAAAGTACGTTAATGTCTATATTGTTTGGATTATATTCTCCAACAAGTGGAAATATTAAAATAAATGGTCACAGTATGTACATTAAAGATCCTAACCAAGCTAATGAACTGGGTATCGGTATGGTTCATCAACATTTTAAATTAGTTATGGCATATACTAATTTAGAAAATATTATTTTAGGTGATGAATTTGTCCAAAAAGGATTTTTAGATAAAAAAACAGCTATTGAAAAAATTAAAACGATTCAAAATAGATATAATTTACACTTTGATTTAAATCAAAAAACCGGGGATGCAACAGTTTCTACACAACAAAAAGTAGAAATTATGAAAATGCTTTATCGTGATGCGGAGATTTTAGTTTTTGACGAACCAACAGCCGTTTTAAATCCGCAAGAGATTGATGGTTTATTAGAAACAATGAAAGTTTTTAAAGAAAGTGGTAAAACAATCATTTTCATTACTCATAAACTTAATGAAATTAAGGCGGTAGCAGACGAAGCAACAGTTATTAGACACGGTGAAGTTGTTAAAAAATTCGAAACATTAGAAGATGTTACTTCTTCTATGATGTCTGAAGCAATGGTTGGTAAAAAAGTTGTTATGCCTAAAAACGATTTAGAAGAGCCGATAAGTGATGAAATAGGTTTTGAATTTAAAAATGTTAGTGCCAAACATTTAAAAGGTATTAATAATGTTTCATTTGCTATTAATCGTGGAGAAATTTTAGCAATTGCTGGTGTTGAAGGAAACGGTCAAGAAGAAATTGAATTTGTTGCATCAGGAATGTTAAAACCAACTTCGGGTGAAGTTCTTATCTATAAGAAAAATGAAAATGGTGAAAATATTGGCAAAAATATCACTAAATTTTCAGTTATGAAAAAATCTAAGGAAAAAATTTCTTATATTCCAGGAGATAGACATAAACACGGTTTAATATTGGATTTTTCAATTGGTGAAAATTCTATAATAAGAAGATTATATGATAAAGAATTTAATAAATTTGGAATTTTATCAAATAAAAAAACTAAAAACTTTTATAAAGAAATTGAAAGTCAATTTGATGTAAGGGGCGGTAGAAACGGATCATCTTTAGCTCGTTCTCTGTCTGGTGGTAATCAGCAAAAAGCAATTGTTGGTAGAGAAATGCTAACCGATCATGATTTTATTATCATTATTCAACCAACAAGAGGACTTGACGTTGGGGCTATCAATTCAATTCACAATAAAATATTAGAAGAAAAAAAACAAGGAAAAACAATTTTATTAATTTCATATGAATTAGATGAAATTTTAAGTTTAGCGGATTCTGTTATAGTTATTAATAAAGGTGAAGTTTCGGAAAAAAGATCAATTAAAAACATTACTAGAAATGAAATAGGTCTATTAATGGCAGGAGTTAAAAATGAATAA
- a CDS encoding ABC transporter permease subunit, with protein sequence MNNQEIKKDNVFTKISKFFYEEENISARKKVFRSLWALTIGILIALLFIYLLGSNPLTIIRRMINIVSSNRHSTKFLITISMFIFSAIAVGIGFKSSMFNIGVPGQMMTSGLVSIIVLSYLNPVQNSIIEVSSPTLLAALLAGVASAMIVGFIAGILKAYLNINEVISTILLNWIIYFICFQLFQGIGESNFAVPNGTFNTPTSKEIIFSNPFFRSVSFGYIVLAITILFAIGMWFVLKKTSIGYKIKMTGVNKDASKYSGTNEKKLIVSVLSFSGALAGVAGFLWYLFAFKKMSIGVGPDAIGFDSIAISLIAQNSPLGSIFTGIFYGFITIGFEGVEVLNKQLNQEAIQMISGTIIYLAAISVVFAKFRPISKSVKYLLLLKSYYFLNNENEYYLYKTKLQEIKKLKSKYKDNREISEKLENDIKFLESFTQHLKSQHKDSGNLFKQEKEKYLNNINLLESEFAQDSNKNNDVKYLNKKSLIITQYADTLSKLYKERRISGFKAYWLIKKLLKSKYKISKKAINIANAENRPRWKELKNELKEDFFKKAEKNSSLSKLSFKEFFNSYNESVKLLEEKYKENSEDFQTDQQFLLEKNSLIDENIENLLNLYKNEQISIKKVNEISSKLLKEKQTLLNSMPDQEVDFNLINEEFSLKLNDITKYLNENKDLNKLNLYKEINDKKRLINRELTELGYYDNKILKEQHKSLIIEVKSDYKEYKNKVASEIQKRYKWLKMEVN encoded by the coding sequence ATGAATAATCAAGAAATTAAAAAAGATAATGTATTTACAAAAATTTCTAAATTCTTTTATGAAGAAGAGAATATTTCTGCTAGAAAAAAAGTTTTTAGATCTTTATGAGCATTAACTATCGGAATTTTAATTGCACTTTTATTCATTTACTTATTAGGTTCTAACCCCTTAACTATTATTAGAAGAATGATAAACATTGTCTCTTCCAATAGACATTCAACTAAATTTTTAATAACAATATCGATGTTTATTTTTAGTGCCATAGCCGTCGGTATCGGATTTAAATCTTCAATGTTCAATATTGGAGTACCGGGTCAGATGATGACATCGGGATTAGTTTCGATAATTGTCCTATCTTATTTAAATCCAGTTCAAAATTCGATAATTGAAGTTTCTAGTCCGACACTACTAGCGGCATTATTAGCGGGTGTGGCATCAGCTATGATAGTTGGATTTATTGCTGGTATTTTAAAAGCTTATTTAAACATAAATGAAGTTATTAGTACAATTTTATTAAACTGAATTATTTACTTTATTTGTTTTCAATTATTTCAAGGTATAGGAGAAAGCAACTTTGCTGTACCTAATGGTACATTTAACACACCAACAAGTAAAGAAATAATCTTTTCAAATCCATTTTTCAGATCAGTTTCTTTTGGATATATAGTTTTAGCTATAACAATTTTATTTGCAATTGGAATGTGATTTGTATTGAAAAAAACATCCATCGGTTATAAAATAAAAATGACTGGTGTTAATAAAGATGCGTCTAAATATTCAGGAACAAACGAGAAAAAATTAATAGTTTCAGTTTTATCCTTTTCAGGTGCTCTTGCGGGTGTTGCTGGATTTTTATGATATTTATTTGCCTTTAAGAAAATGAGTATAGGAGTTGGTCCAGATGCAATTGGATTTGACTCAATTGCTATTTCATTAATTGCACAAAATTCTCCTTTAGGTTCAATTTTTACTGGTATATTTTATGGATTTATTACTATCGGATTTGAAGGTGTTGAAGTTTTAAATAAACAATTAAATCAAGAAGCAATTCAAATGATTTCAGGAACCATTATTTATTTAGCAGCAATTTCGGTTGTTTTTGCTAAATTTAGACCAATTTCTAAATCAGTAAAATATCTACTATTATTAAAAAGTTACTATTTCTTAAATAATGAAAATGAATATTATTTATATAAAACTAAACTACAAGAAATTAAAAAACTAAAAAGTAAATACAAAGATAATAGAGAAATTTCGGAAAAATTAGAAAATGATATTAAATTTTTAGAATCATTTACACAACATTTAAAATCTCAACATAAAGATTCTGGAAATTTATTTAAACAGGAAAAAGAAAAATATTTAAATAATATTAATTTACTTGAATCGGAATTTGCTCAAGATAGTAATAAAAACAATGATGTTAAATATTTAAATAAAAAATCATTAATCATTACTCAATATGCAGATACTTTATCTAAATTATATAAAGAAAGAAGAATCAGCGGATTTAAAGCATATTGATTAATTAAAAAACTTTTAAAATCGAAATATAAAATTTCTAAAAAAGCTATTAACATTGCTAATGCTGAAAATCGTCCAAGATGAAAAGAACTTAAAAATGAGTTAAAAGAAGACTTTTTCAAAAAAGCAGAAAAAAATAGCAGTTTATCAAAATTATCATTTAAAGAATTTTTCAATTCATATAATGAAAGTGTTAAATTATTAGAGGAAAAATATAAAGAAAATTCTGAAGATTTCCAAACTGATCAACAATTTTTATTAGAAAAAAATTCTTTAATCGATGAAAATATTGAAAACTTATTAAATTTATATAAAAATGAACAAATTTCAATTAAAAAAGTTAATGAAATTTCATCTAAATTACTAAAAGAGAAACAAACATTATTAAATTCAATGCCTGATCAAGAGGTTGATTTTAATCTTATTAATGAAGAATTTTCATTAAAATTAAACGACATTACTAAATATTTAAATGAAAATAAAGATTTAAATAAACTTAATTTATATAAAGAAATTAATGATAAAAAAAGACTTATTAATCGTGAGTTAACTGAATTAGGATACTACGATAATAAAATCTTAAAAGAGCAACATAAATCACTTATAATTGAAGTTAAATCAGATTATAAAGAATATAAAAATAAAGTTGCTAGTGAAATTCAAAAAAGATATAAATGACTTAAAATGGAGGTAAACTAA
- a CDS encoding ABC transporter permease, protein MSIFWLILIPSLVYFVILSISSLSAMFSERAGIVNVGIEGMIIIGATFYGIFGQIFKVSSPWMQIPLFLIAALAGGLFSMLHGFVTIKLKGDHTISGIALNLLAPAIAIFVLKRFGNANKIQSSVQELALSQNSINDWQNIISLKLLIVILVFVTAIILMNKTKWGLRFKAIGENPQAADAAGINVNFFKWQGVIISGILAGLAGGVLFQQKGVSFSGSADGMGFVALTILIMGRWKSSLILVFALFFSLILGLASVIGTGAGIFETVKEYGKLINTIPYILTFVVLIFSSKRVQGPAAAGQPYDKSKR, encoded by the coding sequence ATGAGTATATTTTGATTAATATTAATCCCTTCATTGGTTTATTTTGTAATTCTTTCAATTTCTTCTCTTTCGGCAATGTTTTCAGAAAGAGCCGGAATAGTAAATGTTGGAATTGAAGGTATGATAATTATCGGGGCAACATTTTACGGTATATTTGGACAAATATTTAAAGTTTCTTCGCCTTGAATGCAAATTCCTTTATTTTTAATAGCGGCATTGGCTGGTGGACTGTTTTCAATGCTTCACGGTTTTGTTACTATTAAGTTAAAAGGGGATCATACTATTTCTGGTATTGCATTAAATTTATTAGCACCAGCAATAGCAATATTTGTTTTAAAACGTTTTGGAAATGCAAATAAAATTCAATCATCAGTTCAAGAATTAGCATTATCACAAAACTCAATTAACGATTGACAAAACATTATTTCTTTAAAATTATTAATTGTTATTTTAGTTTTTGTAACAGCAATTATTTTAATGAATAAAACTAAATGAGGATTAAGATTTAAAGCAATTGGTGAAAATCCTCAAGCAGCTGATGCAGCTGGAATTAATGTTAATTTCTTTAAATGACAAGGAGTTATCATTTCTGGAATATTAGCAGGATTAGCAGGAGGAGTTCTTTTCCAACAAAAAGGAGTGTCCTTTAGTGGTTCAGCAGATGGAATGGGATTTGTCGCTTTAACTATATTGATTATGGGACGATGAAAATCTTCATTAATTTTAGTTTTTGCACTATTTTTCTCATTAATATTAGGTCTTGCTTCCGTGATCGGAACTGGTGCTGGAATATTTGAAACGGTAAAAGAATATGGAAAATTAATTAATACAATTCCTTATATATTAACATTTGTTGTATTAATTTTCTCTTCAAAACGAGTTCAAGGACCGGCTGCAGCTGGACAACCATACGACAAGTCAAAACGGTAA